A portion of the Acidobacteriaceae bacterium genome contains these proteins:
- a CDS encoding D-sedoheptulose 7-phosphate isomerase, whose protein sequence is MIDLVKKQLQQSIDTMTKVLADDSIHATVVEAGRITAESMKAGGKLLVCGNGGSAADAQHLVAEFVSRLTVDRPALRAIALTTDTSILTAIGNDYHYDNVFERQVEALGRPGDVLLAISTSGNSKNCVKALKLAREMGLHTVAYTGNDGGAMKPLADLNVIIPSSVTMNIQESHIALEHIYCMIVERFYFGEGFGKKPQHLAE, encoded by the coding sequence TCGACACCATGACCAAGGTCCTCGCGGACGACTCCATCCACGCCACCGTCGTGGAAGCCGGACGCATCACCGCCGAAAGCATGAAGGCTGGCGGTAAGCTTCTCGTCTGTGGCAACGGCGGCTCCGCAGCAGACGCTCAGCACCTTGTCGCCGAGTTCGTCTCACGCCTCACCGTCGATCGTCCCGCGCTGCGCGCCATCGCGCTCACCACCGACACCAGCATCCTCACCGCCATCGGCAACGACTACCACTACGACAACGTCTTCGAACGCCAGGTCGAAGCTCTCGGTCGCCCCGGTGACGTCCTGCTCGCCATCTCCACCTCCGGCAACTCGAAGAACTGCGTCAAGGCCCTCAAGCTTGCTCGCGAAATGGGCCTCCACACCGTCGCCTACACCGGCAACGACGGCGGAGCGATGAAGCCCCTCGCCGACCTGAACGTCATCATCCCCTCCTCCGTCACGATGAACATTCAGGAGTCCCACATCGCCCTCGAGCACATCTACTGCATGATCGTCGAGCGCTTTTACTTCGGCGAAGGCTTCGGCAAGAAGCCCCAGCACCTCGCCGAATAA
- a CDS encoding ankyrin repeat domain-containing protein has translation MAISYRAAQTLIKRGDEAGFRAAIAAGLDPQLKNQNGWTLLMLTAVEGNLALAQVLFDKGVSTNLKNSKGETALAIAEGKGFTDFAAFLRSQGAS, from the coding sequence ATGGCTATCTCTTATCGCGCAGCCCAAACCCTCATCAAGCGTGGCGACGAAGCAGGCTTTCGCGCCGCAATCGCCGCTGGTCTCGATCCTCAACTCAAGAACCAGAACGGCTGGACGCTTCTCATGCTCACCGCCGTCGAAGGCAACCTGGCCCTCGCCCAGGTTCTCTTTGACAAGGGCGTCTCCACCAACCTCAAGAACAGCAAGGGCGAAACCGCTCTCGCTATCGCCGAGGGCAAAGGCTTCACCGATTTCGCCGCGTTCCTCCGCAGCCA